Proteins co-encoded in one Marmota flaviventris isolate mMarFla1 chromosome 9, mMarFla1.hap1, whole genome shotgun sequence genomic window:
- the LOC114098558 gene encoding LOW QUALITY PROTEIN: olfactomedin-4-like (The sequence of the model RefSeq protein was modified relative to this genomic sequence to represent the inferred CDS: deleted 1 base in 1 codon; substituted 1 base at 1 genomic stop codon) has product MQPVLTLLATLLLLPLVLLGQPQLVRNLSNSMNESGTCHCTVHLPNSSVLLQQLEQLQSMAKELIGEYEQQLLWASKYARAIEEQENQALEISQTQEIRNPNTITSLYETPAFNLLLLELEGAQALTAELKTKAGASRTADLLHQLQEQVTNASLSLKLLADSDQRSFRALQQEVDVLQGRLNECEREKEQEQTSRHPGPPLPPGSCAHGGLQKVSRPLVLQLNWRGISHKAGAWGRDSAPSPDSPLYWVAPLRADGRYFDYYRLHKSYDDLVMLKNYEQWKMGYGDGSGNTVYKNFMYFNYYGTSDIAKVDLSSNTLVLQRPLPGATYNNRFSYASVPWKDLDFAGDEKGLWVLYATEESKGNLVVSRLNASTLEVEESWRTSQXKPALSGAFMACGVLYALRSLSTRQEEIFYAFDTTNGQERHLSILLDKMLETLHGINYSPSDHRLYVYNDGYLMYYDLTFLTLKPTLSRPAAKRPSGDRAPPRVVKSKPSGS; this is encoded by the exons CTGGTGAGAAATTTGTCAAACTCTATGAATGAGAGTGGCACATGCCATTGTACGGTTCACCTG CCAAACAGCTCGGTCCTTCTGCAGCAGCTGGAGCAACTACAAAGTATGGCAAAGGAGCTCATTGGCGAGTACGAACAGCAGCTGCTCTGG GCCAGCAAGTATGCACGTGCCATTGAAGAGCAAGAAAACCAGGCActggaaataagccagacacaggagATTAGGAATCCCAATACCATTACCTCCCTCTATGAGACACCGGCCTTTAATCTGCTGCTCCTGGAGCTAGAGGGAGCACAAGCGTTGACAGCTGAGCTCAAGACCAAGGCAGGAGCTAGTAGGACTGCAGACCTTCTTCACCAACTCCAGGAGCAG GTGACAAATGCCAGTCTCTCACTCAAGCTTCTGGCTGACTCTGACCAGCGCAGCTTCAGAGCTCTCCAACAGGAGGTGGATGTACTCCAAGGCCGGCTAAATGAGTGTGAGAGGGAAAAGGAACAAGAGCAGACCTCCAGACACCCTGGTCCACCCCTGCCCCCTG GTTCTTGTGCCCATGGAGGACTCCAGAAAGTCAGTAGACCCCTTGTGTTGCAGCTCAATTGGAGAGGCATCTCACACAAGGCAGGTGCTTGGGGCCGAGATTCAGCTCCCAGTCCAGACTCTCCCCTTTACTGGGTGGCCCCTCTGCGTGCAGATGGCAG GTACTTTGACTACTATCGGCTGCACAAGTCCTATGATGACCTGGTGATGCTAAAGAACTATGAGCAGTGGAAGATGGGCTATGGTGATGGCAGTGGCAATACTGTGTACAAGAACTTCATGTACTTTAACTACTATGGCACGAGTGACATAGCCAAAGTGGACCTTTCCTCCAACACCCTCGTGCTGCAGCGCCCATTGCCTGGTGCTACCTACAATAACCGCTTTTCCTATGCTAGCGTGCCTTGGAAGGACTTAGATTTTGCTGGTGATGAGAAGGGGCTGTGGGTGCTCTATGCCACTGAGGAGAGCAAGGGCAACCTGGTTGTGAGTCGTCTCAATGCCAGCACCCTAGAAGTAGAGGAATCCTGGCGCACCAGCCAGTAGAAGCCAGCCCTGTCAGGGGCCTTCATGGCCTGTGGTGTTCTCTATGCCTTACGCTCACTGAGCACTCGCCAAGAGGAGATCTTTTATGCTTTTGATACCACCAATGGGCAGGAGCGCCACCTCAGCATCCTGTTGGACAAGATGCTGGAAACGCTGCATGGCATCAATTACTCCCCCTCAGACCACAGGCTCTATGTCTACAATGATGGTTACCTAATGTATTATGACCTCACCTTCCTGACACTGAAGCCCACACTATCTAGACCAGCTGCCAAAAGGCCCTCTGGGGATCGTGCTCCACCCAGAGTTGTCAAATCCAAGCCTTCTGGGTCCTGA
- the Ubqlnl gene encoding LOW QUALITY PROTEIN: ubiquilin-like protein (The sequence of the model RefSeq protein was modified relative to this genomic sequence to represent the inferred CDS: inserted 2 bases in 1 codon), translated as MTHVISRTPKMPHRGRSSGLPADRTISSVTRVIVKTPGNLKDFIVADNTSVRQFKEKLSAHFKCQMDQLVLVFMGRLLKDHDTLSQRGIVDGHTIHLVIKSKHGSRSLAHSSRNLPVNEPCHGDRNTKGNSSGVCKSASMSQTPTESDLFVKTDAPKVRTQDLKVDTSECIARILENPNIQRLQSNMEYMRQFISEHPDMQQLMQQNPEVSHLLDNSEILYQTLELARNLAIIQEIMQTQQPAQNPEHPLNTLGFETIPGGNNALSQSYTDFNDRMLNNSKDPFGGSPFTALLAGQAPEQLQTSPTIPPPSQEWRDQLPQLPTTKVIYTSSRGFSSISTNGISTNATPNRVNHTSTISTNNQSPVXIDTEIAALPSKEVIQKSQEEDQDATISIDSPEQKLEEDPQLSDEQNSSQIAGGMMQLLMNNPHLAAQMVFMGMPQLNDQWKQQLPTFLQQSQLSDLLLALTNPKASQAILQIEQGLQLLATEAPVLLPWVAPYSWGLGCLSAPNCNYPDPVHWAWNMLDIPESKRSECCHVLGTVLQKLQSLAGDPSHFLQALEIRFSKQMESLQAMGFGNHHANLQALIATEGDTNAAIRKLMRSQGF; from the exons ATGACGCATGTCATCTCTCGAACACCCAAAATGCCCCATAGAGGGCGTTCTTCAGGTCTGCCTGCAGACAGGACCATCTCCAGTGTTACTCGAGTGATAGTGAAGACACCAGGCAACCTGAAAGACTTTATAGTAGCTGATAACACTTCAGTGAGGCAGTTCAAGGAGAAGCTATCGGCTCACTTCAAATGTCAAATGGATCAACTAGTGCTGGTCTTCATGGGCCGCCTTCTCAAAGACCATGACACACTGAGCCAGAGGGGCATCGTAGATGGCCACACCATCCATCTGGTCATCAAGTCCAAGCACGGTTCCAGATCCCTGGCCCATTCCTCCAGGAACCTGCCAGTCAACGAGCCCTGCCATGGGGACAGAAACACCAAAGGAAATAGCAGTGGGGTATGCAAATCTGCCAGCATGAGTCAAACACCCACGGAATCAGACCTCTTTGTGAAGACTGATGCACCCAAAGTGCGTACGCAGGACTTGAAAGTAGACACTTCAGAGTGTATAGCACGGATACTGGAGAATCCTAATATCCAACGGCTTCAGTCCAATATGGAGTATATGCGGCAGTTCATCTCTGAACACCCAGACATGCAACAATTGATGCAGCAGAATCCAGAAGTCTCCCATCTCCTTGACAATTCGGAGATCCTATATCAGACTCTGGAGTTAGCCAGGAATCTTGCCATCATTCAAGAGATAATGCAGACCCAGCAGCCTGCACAGAACCCTGAGCATCCACTGAATACACTGGGTTTTGAGACAATTCCAGGTGGGAATAATGCCTTGAGTCAGAGCTACACTGATTTCAATGACCGAATGCTCAACAATTCGAAAGATCCTTTTGGGGGCAGCCCTTTCACAGCTCTCCTGGCAGGACAAGCACCAGAACAGCTACAGACTTCACCCACAATTCCACCACCATCTCAGGAATGGCGTGACCAGCTCCCACAGCTCCCTACAACCAAAGTCATCTATACTAGTTCCCGTGGTTTTTCCTCCATCTCAACCAATGGCATCTCAACCAATGCCACCCCAAACAGAGTCAACCATACTTCCACAATCTCGACCAACAACCAAAGCCCTGT CATTGATACTGAGATAGCAGCCTTGCCTAGTAAAGAAGTTATCCAAAAGTCTCAAGAGGAAGACCAGGATGCCACTATCTCTATAGATAGTCCTGAACAGAAGTTGGAGGAAGATCCCCAGTTGTCAGATGAGCAGAATAGTTCTCAGATCGCAGGAGGCATGATGCAGTTACTTATGAATAATCCCCACTTGGCAGCTCAGATGGTGTTCATGGGTATGCCCCAGCTGAATGACCAGTGGAAACAGCAGCTGCCCACATTCCTGCAGCAGTCACAACTCTCTGACCTTCTTTTAGCCCTTACTAACCCTAAAGCGTCACAAGCAATATTGCAGATCGAGCAGGGACTCCAGCTGTTGGCCACAGAGGCTCCTGTTCTTCTGCCCTGGGTTGCACCTTACTCATGGGGCCTAGGTTGTCTTTCTGCCCCCAACTGCAACTATCCTGACCCAGTGCACTGGGCCTGGAATATGCTGGATATACCCGAGTCCAAGAGATCCGAGTGCTGCCACGTACTTGGAACAGTCCTGCAGAAGCTACAATCCCTAGCTGGAGATCCTTCCCACTTTCTACAAGCCCTTGAGATTCGTTTCAGCAAGCAGATGGAATCTCTTCAGGCCATGGGATTTGGGAATCACCATGCCAATCTACAGGCACTCATTGCTACTGAAGGGGACACCAATGCGGCTATTCGCAAGCTCATGAGATCCCAGGGATTCTAA